One segment of Patescibacteria group bacterium DNA contains the following:
- a CDS encoding DHH family phosphoesterase produces MLDGAFKQIDRLILQADRILLVGHQRPDQDTLGSVLSLALYLESLGKDYVLYTPDPVPGSLNYLPKIDEIINDRDVLKRPWDLIVFLDCANLAMAKMTADDLAGVTTASFDHHASNPGYASINAIDASASSACEIVYKFFKTIGLCLDRRIATCLLSGIISDTSGFANSATNSEAVIIASELIKYGVKINQLFAFAIQNKTIGGLRLWGEALSRLMINQELGVAFTYIKDDDLRRYRIQEEEVEGLSNFLNVITDVSATVVFRLSSREVKASWRTKRDDVDLASFCRLFGGGGHKKAAGFTVPWQVVEKNGKLIVL; encoded by the coding sequence ATGTTAGACGGAGCATTTAAACAAATTGATCGCTTAATTCTGCAGGCTGACAGAATACTTCTGGTTGGTCATCAGCGCCCCGACCAAGATACTCTGGGGTCGGTTTTAAGTTTAGCCTTGTATTTAGAGTCCCTAGGCAAGGACTATGTTTTGTATACGCCCGATCCGGTGCCGGGTTCCTTGAACTACCTGCCTAAGATAGATGAAATAATTAATGACCGGGATGTTCTTAAGCGGCCTTGGGATTTGATTGTATTTTTGGATTGCGCTAATTTGGCTATGGCCAAAATGACTGCTGATGACTTGGCGGGAGTAACAACGGCTTCATTCGATCATCATGCTTCCAATCCCGGTTATGCTTCAATTAATGCTATTGATGCTTCAGCCAGTTCCGCTTGCGAGATAGTTTACAAGTTTTTCAAAACTATCGGCTTATGCTTAGATCGGCGTATCGCCACTTGCTTACTATCCGGCATTATTAGTGATACCTCCGGTTTTGCTAATTCCGCCACTAACTCCGAGGCCGTAATTATCGCTTCAGAGCTTATTAAATATGGCGTTAAAATCAATCAATTATTCGCTTTCGCCATACAAAACAAAACCATCGGCGGTTTGCGGTTGTGGGGGGAAGCTTTGTCGCGGTTAATGATCAATCAGGAGTTGGGCGTAGCTTTCACTTATATTAAAGACGATGATTTGCGCCGGTACCGGATTCAGGAAGAAGAAGTGGAAGGACTGTCCAATTTCTTAAATGTTATCACTGATGTTTCCGCTACTGTTGTTTTTCGATTGTCCTCCAGAGAAGTCAAAGCTAGTTGGCGCACCAAGCGCGATGATGTGGATTTGGCCTCCTTTTGCCGTTTGTTCGGCGGCGGCGGACACAAGAAAGCCGCCGGTTTTACGGTTCCTTGGCAGGTGGTGGAAAAAAATGGGAAGTTAATTGTTTTGTAA
- a CDS encoding ATP-dependent Clp protease proteolytic subunit: protein MYLIPTVIEKSSLGERAYDIYSRLLKDRIIFLGAPIDDALANTIIAQLLFLDNQDDKSDIKVYINSPGGSVSAGLAIYDTMQHIKADVSTICVGTAASMSAIILAGGAKDKRLALPNSEIMIHQVMGGAEGQATDIKIRAEHILKVKNKLDKILTDHTNRTLLQIEKDTDRDYYMSPDEALEYGLIDKVIRQ, encoded by the coding sequence ATGTATCTAATTCCTACTGTAATAGAAAAAAGTTCCTTGGGTGAACGGGCTTACGATATTTATTCACGCTTACTTAAAGATCGGATTATTTTTTTGGGCGCGCCTATTGATGATGCCCTGGCTAATACCATTATTGCCCAATTATTATTTTTGGACAATCAGGATGACAAGTCGGATATTAAAGTTTATATTAATTCTCCGGGCGGTTCGGTTTCGGCCGGCTTGGCGATCTATGATACTATGCAGCATATCAAAGCTGACGTTTCCACTATTTGCGTCGGCACCGCCGCCTCCATGTCTGCGATAATCTTGGCCGGTGGTGCCAAGGACAAACGCTTGGCTCTGCCTAATTCAGAAATCATGATTCATCAAGTGATGGGCGGGGCTGAAGGGCAAGCGACCGATATTAAGATTCGCGCCGAACATATCCTGAAAGTCAAGAATAAGCTGGATAAGATTCTGACCGATCATACCAACCGTACTTTGTTGCAGATTGAAAAAGACACGGATCGCGACTATTATATGTCGCCGGATGAAGCCTTGGAGTATGGCTTGATTGACAAGGTGATAAGACAATAA
- the rny gene encoding ribonuclease Y, translating to MEIIISGIIAFLTLLVGFGGGYLMRKNWAQKRKDSLESKIEKMLIEAKAKQKELVLAAQEKSLKIIDEAKVEAKQVKVEMDSAKSRLEKRETMFDQKILDLENQKAGLADKADKINKTKEEIQKIREDQLAKLEKIAGLTKAEAEKVLLENAERMIADNLVNRIKKLENEASDELERKAKGLLATVIERCASSHAAETTSSVVDIPNDEMKGRIIGREGRNIKTIEQLTGVEIIIDDTPQAITLSSFSPIRRQVAKKAIEKLIFDGRIHPARIEETIKEAKQDLAIDIKKAGEATVYELGITGLDPKLVQILGRLKYRTSYGQNILNHSAEVANLSALLAEELGANVAVAKKAGLLHDIGKAVDHEVQGTHPEIGRDICKKFGITEDIIAPVFEHHNDKPSTFEGIIVKVADAISGARLGARKDSYENYLQRLDELEKIALGFPGIDKAYAIQAGREVRVFVTPDEIDDLGAVKMAKDIAEKIEAELKYPGEIKVNVIREKRVTEYAR from the coding sequence ATGGAAATCATTATTTCAGGTATCATCGCTTTTTTGACATTACTTGTCGGTTTTGGCGGTGGCTACCTTATGCGCAAGAACTGGGCGCAAAAAAGAAAAGACAGTTTGGAATCAAAAATTGAAAAAATGCTGATTGAGGCCAAAGCCAAGCAGAAAGAGCTTGTCTTGGCCGCTCAGGAAAAATCTTTAAAAATTATTGATGAAGCGAAGGTTGAAGCTAAACAGGTGAAGGTGGAAATGGACAGTGCTAAATCCAGGTTGGAGAAGCGCGAAACCATGTTTGATCAGAAAATTCTGGATTTGGAAAATCAGAAAGCCGGTTTAGCCGACAAGGCCGACAAGATCAATAAGACTAAGGAAGAAATTCAGAAAATCAGAGAAGACCAGTTGGCCAAATTGGAAAAGATTGCCGGCTTAACCAAAGCCGAAGCGGAAAAGGTGCTTTTGGAGAATGCTGAACGCATGATTGCCGATAATTTGGTTAATCGCATTAAAAAATTGGAAAATGAAGCCAGTGATGAATTGGAAAGGAAGGCTAAAGGGCTATTGGCTACCGTGATCGAGCGTTGCGCTTCCAGTCATGCCGCAGAAACGACTTCTTCGGTTGTGGATATACCTAACGATGAGATGAAGGGACGCATTATCGGTCGCGAAGGCAGGAATATTAAGACTATTGAGCAATTGACCGGCGTAGAAATCATTATTGATGATACGCCACAGGCGATTACTTTGTCGTCTTTTTCTCCGATTCGCCGCCAAGTTGCTAAGAAAGCGATTGAGAAATTGATTTTTGACGGTCGTATCCACCCGGCCCGCATTGAAGAAACCATTAAAGAGGCCAAGCAAGATTTGGCTATTGACATTAAGAAGGCCGGCGAAGCCACGGTTTATGAGTTGGGTATTACTGGTCTGGATCCGAAGTTAGTGCAAATTCTGGGTCGCTTAAAATATCGCACCTCTTACGGTCAAAATATTTTGAACCATTCAGCAGAGGTGGCCAATCTATCAGCGTTATTGGCTGAGGAGTTGGGCGCTAATGTGGCTGTGGCCAAGAAGGCCGGGTTACTGCATGATATCGGCAAGGCCGTAGATCATGAAGTCCAAGGCACACATCCGGAAATTGGTCGGGACATCTGTAAGAAGTTTGGTATTACCGAGGATATTATCGCTCCCGTGTTCGAACATCACAATGATAAGCCATCTACTTTCGAAGGTATTATTGTCAAGGTTGCCGACGCTATTTCCGGCGCACGATTGGGTGCTCGTAAAGACAGTTATGAGAATTATCTCCAGCGCTTGGACGAACTGGAAAAGATCGCTCTTGGTTTCCCCGGCATTGACAAGGCCTATGCTATTCAGGCCGGCCGTGAAGTGCGCGTGTTTGTTACACCGGACGAGATTGACGATCTAGGCGCAGTTAAAATGGCCAAGGATATTGCCGAGAAGATTGAAGCCGAATTAAAGTATCCCGGAGAAATTAAGGTCAATGTCATTCGCGAAAAACGTGTGACCGAATACGCCAGATAA
- a CDS encoding LemA family protein, which produces MLLNILWIVLIVIAVAVIAVVLLYNGLIRANNRAKEAWSDIDVQLKRRYDLIPNLIETVKGYAAHEQATLQKVIEARNTAMASGDGLAAKAKAEGELSNTLKSIFALAESYPDLKANQNFLKLQEELSDTENKIQAARRFYNGNVRDFNTKIEVFPNNLINQLLKFKKYDFFEAGEAEKQNVEVKF; this is translated from the coding sequence ATGCTGTTAAACATCTTATGGATCGTCCTGATTGTGATAGCCGTGGCAGTTATTGCTGTCGTATTGCTATACAACGGATTGATTCGCGCCAACAATCGTGCCAAAGAAGCCTGGTCGGACATCGATGTCCAACTCAAGCGTCGTTATGATTTGATTCCCAATTTAATTGAGACGGTCAAAGGTTACGCCGCCCACGAACAGGCGACTTTGCAAAAAGTCATTGAAGCTAGAAATACGGCAATGGCTAGCGGCGACGGTTTGGCCGCCAAAGCTAAGGCCGAAGGCGAGCTTTCCAATACTCTGAAATCAATTTTTGCCTTGGCGGAAAGCTACCCCGACTTGAAAGCTAATCAGAATTTCTTAAAGTTACAGGAAGAGTTGTCTGATACAGAAAACAAGATCCAAGCCGCCCGTAGATTCTATAATGGCAATGTCCGCGACTTTAACACCAAAATCGAAGTTTTTCCCAATAACTTGATCAATCAATTGCTCAAGTTCAAAAAGTATGACTTTTTTGAAGCCGGAGAAGCGGAAAAACAGAATGTAGAGGTTAAATTTTAA